One Pyxicephalus adspersus chromosome 3, UCB_Pads_2.0, whole genome shotgun sequence genomic window carries:
- the LOC140325434 gene encoding E3 ubiquitin/ISG15 ligase TRIM25-like, producing MASVRDELICCICLELYTDPVTVPCGHNFCRLCIERFLDSQGFGPYNCPECRADFQQRPALQRNITLCNVVTHFRSSPRKEVSGVPCTYCIHGTVPAIQSCLHCQASMCDDHLQVHSTEPEHILTRPSTNLKNRQCPAHKEILKYYCKEDARCICPSCRLDGEHQGHPVESLDLAAGRKKEKLREVLQNLNSEREENEKKIHKLGEQRRTIRDQQAAQLVSEMIRCLEMKTMVLTQRTDRVLELCNETDALTVLLDQESELWGNTEGENDAMGDLYQGPNPEGKDLAEDILLDLSTAANNVRVSPDLRTVSWAAAFQKRPETPARFRYNQVLGSQRFTSGQHCWDVETSESGDWRIGVAYGSVDRRGDQCYLGDSSKSWCLRKLHKNQYSVMHDGKVITAPHQFLSHKFRICLDYEAGNISFYELSDPIQQLHTFTATFTEPLHAAFGVGYWLCSEESWLRVGKIET from the coding sequence ATGGCATCAGTGAGAGATGAGCTGATTTGCTGCATCTGCCTGGAGCTGTACACTGACCCAGTGACGGTGCCATGTGGGCACAACTTCTGCCGGCTCTGTATTGAACGTTTCCTGGACTCGCAGGGCTTTGGCCCCTATAATTGCCCCGAGTGCCGGGCCGACTTCCAGCAGCGTCCGGCCCTGCAGAGGAACATAACTCTGTGCAATGTGGTGACCCATTTCCGATCCAGCCCCAGAAAAGAGGTGAGTGGGGTGCCCTGCACCTACTGCATCCATGGCACCGTGCCCGCCATCCAATCCTGCCTGCATTGCCAGGCTTCAATGTGTGACGACCACCTGCAAGTCCATAGTACAGAACCAGAACACATCCTGACCCGGCCCAGCACCAACCTAAAGAACAGGCAATGCCCTGCGCATAAAGAGATCCTGAAATATTACTGCAAGGAGGACGCCCGCTGTATCTGCCCCTCCTGCCGCCTGGATGGGGAGCACCAGGGGCACCCGGTGGAGTCATTGGACCTGGCTGCGGGCAGGAAAAAGGAGAAACTGAGAGAAGTTCTGCAGAACCTGAATTCAGAGCGAGAAGAGAACGAGAAGAAGATCCACAAATTGGGGGAACAACGGAGAACCATCAGGGACCAGCAGGCGGCCCAATTGGTGTCGGAGATGATCCGGTGCCTGGAAATGAAGACGATGGTTCTGACCCAGAGAACGGACCGCGTCCTGGAGCTTTGTAATGAGACCGACGCCCTGACTGTCCTATTGGATCAGGAATCAGAACTTTGGGGTAACACAGAGGGGGAAAATGATGCCATGGGAGATCTGTATCAGGGCCCAAACCCCGAGGGAAAGGATTTGGCCGAGGACATTTTATTGGACCTCAGCACCGCCGCCAACAACGTGCGAGTGTCACCTGACCTGCGGACTGTGTCGTGGGCGGCGGCTTTCCAGAAGCGTCCAGAAACGCCGGCCCGGTTCCGGTATAATCAGGTTCTGGGTTCCCAGAGATTCACCTCCGGGCAGCACTGCTGGGATGTGGAGACCAGTGAATCCGGGGACTGGAGAATCGGGGTGGCCTATGGGAGCGTGGACAGGCGGGGGGATCAGTGCTACCTCGGGGACAGCAGCAAGTCCTGGTGTCTGCGCAAACTCCACAAGAACCAATATTCCGTGATGCATGATGGGAAAGTGATCACCGCCCCCCACCAGTTCCTCAGTCATAAATTCCGCATCTGTCTGGATTATGAAGCCGGAAACATCTCCTTCTATGAGCTGTCTGACCCAATCCAACAGCTCCATACATTCACCGCCACATTCACTGAGCCCCTCCATGCTGCATTTGGGGTTGGGTATTGGCTGTGCAGTGAGGAGAGCTGGCTGAGGGTTGGGAAGATAGAAACATAA